The following DNA comes from Riemerella anatipestifer ATCC 11845 = DSM 15868.
CTATACAGTAGATATCACTAACGCAACGGGAGATTTAAAGATTACCTTTGAAGGTTTTCAGGCTGCTAGATCAAGATTTTTTTTGGACGATATAGTAGTTACAGAAACCACTATGTCTGTATCTAACATCAATGCTAAAAAAATCAACTTGGTTAAAAATACTGTAGTGGATACACAATTACTATTTGGAGCAGACGCTGACATTAAAAATGGGCAGTTAGTAAAATCTGCTAAAGTAAATAACGGTGGGGCTCTTAACCTGTCTTCTCTACCTAAAGGAGTTTACATTGTTTCTGGAGAAGTAAACGGTGAGAAAGTTTCTCAAAAAATTATCAAGAAATAAGTCAAATTTATTTTTAATTTATCATTAAAGTCTCGGATAATCCGAGACTTTTTTGTTACATAGTTTTCATACTTCCCAAAAAACATTAAATTTGGGATTTAAAAGATTATAATGCAAAACTATCTAGACTTACTTCAACATATACTAGACCACGGGACAGACAAAACCGACAGAACAGGCACAGGTACAAGGAGTGTCTTTGGCTATCAACTTAGATACGACCTTTCTAAGGGCTTCCCACTAGTTACTACAAAAAAGGTACACCTCAAATCTATTATTTACGAACTCCTTTGGTTTCTAAAAGGAGATACTAATATTAAATATCTTAACGATAATGGCGTAAGCATTTGGGACGAATGGGCAGACGATAATGGCAATTTAGGTCCCGTCTATGGTGCCCAATGGCGAAGCTGGAAGGGTGCTAATGGTAAAGTTATAGACCAAATTTCGGAGGTTATACACCAAATTAAAACTAATCCTGATAGCAGAAGACTCATTGTATCTGCGTGGAATGCTGCCGAAATCCCTAATATGGCACTAGCACCTTGCCACGCTTTGTTTCAGTTTTATGTTGCTGATGGTAGGTTATCACTACAACTTTATCAAAGGAGTGCCGATGTTTTTCTAGGTGTTCCTTTCAATATTGCTAGCTATGCATTGCTGACTATGATGGTAGCCCAAGTATGTGGCTTACAAGTAGGTGAGTACATTCACTCGTTTGGAGATGTGCATATTTATAACAATCATTTTGAGCAAGTACAAAAACAACTCTCCAGAGAGCCTAGACCGCTTCCTACTATGAAACTAAACCCTAGCGTAAAAGACCTTTTTGACTTTAAATTTGAGGATTTTACACTAGAAAATTATCACCCACATTCGGGCATTAAAGCACCTGTTGCCGTATAACCAACAATCAATTAGTAAAATGTTTAAAATCTAAATTAAGTATATATGAAAAAAATTATCATCACCGCTTTAGCTTTAGGCTGTATTATTTCTACCCAATACAGTTTCGCTCAAACCGAAACTTCTGGAAGAGAAACCGTCTATCGTGCTACACATACTAAAACTACCGAACTTAAACATACCAAACTAAAAGTAAGTTTTGACTTTGAAAAAGAGCAGCTTCACGGAGAAGAATGGCTTACTGCTTCGCCTTATTTCTATCCATCGGACTCTTTAGTTCTTAATGCTAAAGCAATGCTCATACACGAAGTGGCTTTAGATAAAAATGGAAGCAAAGCTCCTCTAAAATACAGTTACAAAGACGATATTCTGCACATTTCTTTAGATAAAACTTATCAGAAAAATCAAGATTATACAGTTTATATTAAATATACCTCCAGACCTAACGAGGTAAAACAAAAAGGAAGTAAAGCTATAAATGATGCTAAGGGTCTTTACTTCATCAATGCTCAAGGCAAAGACCCTGACAAACCTACTCAAGTGTGGACTCAAGGAGAAACCGAATCTAATTCGGCTTGGTTCCCTACTATTGATAAGCCTAATCAAAAAACTACTCAGGAAATTTATATGACCGTTCCTGATAAATTTGTTACTCTTTCTAATGGGCTTCTAAAATCTTCCACCAAAGAGGCTAATAATCTAAGAACTGACCATTGGGTTATGGACAAAAAACACGCTCCGTACCTCTTCTTTATGGGCGTTGGAGAATATGCCGTAATTAAGGATAAATGGAGAAATATTCCTGTGGATTACTATGTAGAGAAAGAATATGCAGATTACGCCAAACAAATCTTTGGAAATACACCTGAAATGATGGAATTTTTCTCCAAAAAGCTAGGCTACGATTATCCTTGGGCAAAATACGCCCAACTAGTGGGGAGAGATTTTGTAAGTGGCGCAATGGAGAACACTACCGCCGTTATCCACGCCGAAAACGCTCAGCAAAAACCAGGAGATTTGATAGACGACAACCGTTGGGAAAGCACTATCGCACACGAGCTGTTCCACCATTGGTTTGGAGATTTGGTAACCACAGAAAGCTGGAGTAATCTTACTGTAAATGAAAGTTTTGCTAACTATTCTGAATACCTTTGGGAAGAATATAAGTACGGAAAAGATGCCGCAGATTATCACCTCAATAATAATAGTAGCAGATATATACACAACCCTTCCGACTTCAACAAAGACCTTGTAAGGTTTGATTACGAAAGCAGAGAAGATATGTTTGATTTAGTATCCTACAACAAAGGAGGAGCTATCCTACATATGTTAAGAAATTATTTAGGAGACGATGCCTTCTTTGCAGGTGTAACAGATTATCTCAAAACTCATGAGTACGGCACTGGGGAAGCTCACCAGTTAAGACTTTCGTTTGAAAAAATTTCTGGTAAAGACTTAAATTGGTTCTTCAACCAATGGTACTTTAATAGTGGAAATCCAAAATTAAACATACAATACAGCTACGAGCCTGTAAAAAAAGAAGTAACAGTATCTGTTGTACAAAATCAAGAAAAGCCATTTCAATTCCCCCTTACTATAGATTTACACGAAGGAAACTCTGTAAAACGCCAAGATGTATGGGTAAATGCAAAAGCTGAAAATGATTTTACTTTTAGTGTGAATAAAAATCCTGATTTAATAAATGTAGATCCTGCTGGAGTTCTTTTAGCTGAAATAAACAACAGTAAAACTCCCGAACAACTCTACTTACAATACACTAAGTCTAAAGAATACAAAAGCAGATATTTAGCACTAAAAGGGGCTTCAGAAACTGCGACTTACCCTGAATCAGTAAAAACAATAGTAGCCGCACTAAAAGATGATTTTTTTAGATTGAGAATCCAGGCGCTTAATGCTTTAGATTTATCTAACCCTGCACACGCAAAGGTAGCATTAGCTGAAGTTGAAAAAATCGCTAACAATGATCCTAAAACTTTAGTAAGAGCAGCCGCAATATTAGCTTTATCTAAAACAAAAAACAAAAAATATCTACCTCTATATGAAAAGAATATTGATGTAGTATCTAACTCCATTAAAGGAAGTGCATTGGCTGCCATTGCACAAACCGAGCCTGAGCGCGTTAAAAGTCTAGCAGACAAAATAGACCTTTCTGGTGCTTCAGAGGAATTAATTACCACATTACTACCTACCATCGTTAAAAACAAGATAGAATCTCAGATGCCACACATAGGTGGATTGGTCGCTTTTTATCCTTTCTTAAAATTTCAAAATCCTGAGTTAGGTAGTGTAGCAGAAGAAGGGTTCAACTGGATTATGACTTCTGATAATTTAAAAGCCACAGAATCTATCACCAAAATTTTAGGTCAAGCCAAGTCTGAGATTCCTGACAATCCTCAAGTTAAAATGATGATTATACAAATGCTTCAAAACGGAGTTTCCAAAAAAATGGAACTGCTAAAAGCTCAACCTAGTAGTGATAGTCTTCATAAACAAATAGACAAAATAAATAAAATCATTGAGCTTTATAAAAACTAAGGCAACAAAAAAGAGAGATGAAATTCATCTCTCTTTTTTATTATAAACTATTTTTGGATTATTCAAAAATATAATTAAGTGTTACACTTAGTACTTGTTCTGATTTTTTCTTCTCTGTGTTCAAGTCTCCTGTGTATGATTCCACCATATGACGATAAGTATTAGACAACCCCAAATCATACTTCACTGCTACTTCTAATTGTCTTTTATAACTAAATCCTAAACCCACTCCTAAACCAAAATTAAAGCTACTTGCCTTTTTCCATTAAGATGAGGATATCTAGGATCGTTTCCCTCTATTGTATAAACCTGTCTAGATGGGCTTTCTACAGTTTGATTAATTAGAAAATTAAATCTAGGACCAAACATTCCAAAGAATTCAGACTCTGCTTCTGAAAAATAACCTTTTACATAAATAGGTACACTAATATAATCGTTGTAATATTTGGTATTCTTGTCACCTCCTCCTTTTTTAGTATAACCGGTTTCTCCCGCTTGGTAATATTGTATTTCTGGCTGTAAATATAATTGATCATCGTTATCAGCAGGGATTAACGCTAAAGCACCCACTTGAAAACCAAGTCTTTTACCCGATGGGTTATGTGCATTTTTAACTCCAGAATAGTTAACACCACCACTTACCCCAAAACGAGTATTTTCAAACTGAATATTGATTTGTGCAGAAGACAACCCAAAGACTAAACCTAATCCTACTAAAACTATTTTTTTCATAATCATATTTTTAAGAATAAAACTCCAATGATAGCAATCTATCATCAGAGTTTTTACCATTGTAATTAAAATTTTAATATTTATTTTTCAAAAAATACTACCCTAAAACCTTTGCAATAGTAACTCCTATATCAGCTGGAGAATCTACCACATTAATTCCGTTTTCTCTCATGATAGCCATTTTTGCTTGAGCAGTATCTTCAGCACCACCTACAATAGCACCAGCGTGTCCCATAGTTCTTCCTTTAGGTGCTGTTTGCCCCGCAATAAAACCAACTACTGGCTTCTTAGAACCACTAGCTTTATACCATTTAGCAGCTTCCGCTTCAAGGTTACCACCAATCTCACCAATCATTACCACAGCTTCAGTTTCTGGGTCGTTAATAAACATTTCTAAAGCCTCTTTAGTAGTAGTTCCAATGATAGGGTCTCCACCAATACCTATTGCCGTAGAAATACCATAACCTGCTCTTACCACTTGGTCTGCTGCTTCATAAGTAAGTGTTCCTGATTTAGATACAATACCTACTTTACCTTTCTTGAATACAAATCCCGGCATAATACCAATCTTAGCTTCATCAGAAGTGATGATACCTGGACAGTTAGGTCCAATTAGACGGCAATCTTTATCTGCAATATAATTTTTCACTTTAGTCATATCAGCTACTGGGATTCCTTCCGTGATACAAACAATCACTTTAATCCCTGCATCTGCAGCTTCCATAATAGCATCTGCAGCAAATGCTGGTGGTACAAAAATGATACTTACATTAGCATCTGCTTTTTCCACAGCGTCTGCTACGGTATTAAATACAGGCTTACCTAAATGCTCTGTACCTCCTTTTCCTGGAGTTACACCTCCCACTACATTTGTTCCGTAGTCTATCATTTGACCTGCATGGAAAGTTCCTTCGTTTCCTGTAAACCCTTGTACTATTACTCTAGAATCTTTGTTAACTAATACTGACATATTATATTTATTTATTTTTCTTTTTGATTATAATTACCCTTCTCTAAAAAGGTTTTTTATTTTTCGGTAAATTTAAGAATTTTTAAATTGATGAAAAAATTATTTTATTTCAAATTTTTCAACCTAACTTCCTTCCTTAAATAATCACGGAATTCTTCTGCTATAGTGCCAAAATAAGTTCCTTTCTTTAAATCTCTATTTATACCACATTTAGCGAGTAGTACCGTGCCTTTTTCTACTCTAACTCCAGAAGCCATACCTACTTGTCCCCAAATGGTAACCTCATCTTCAATCACGCAACACCCCGCAATACCTGTTTGGGAAGCAATAAGACACTTTTTACCAATAATGGTATCATGCCCTATCTGGATTTGATTATCCAACACAGAACCTTCGCCTATCACTGTAGAAGCAGTAACTCCTCTATCTATAGTACACCCATTGCCTATTTCTACATTATTCTCTATCACTACATTACCCACCGAAATCAATCTATCAAAATTCCCATTGAGTTTTCTATAATAAAATGCATCTCCTCCTAAAACGGTATTAGACTGAATGATAACATTATCTCCTATTTCTGTTCTATCACCAATAACCACATTAGGGAAAATATGGCAGTTCTTGCCGATTTTAACTTGATTTCCT
Coding sequences within:
- a CDS encoding thymidylate synthase → MQNYLDLLQHILDHGTDKTDRTGTGTRSVFGYQLRYDLSKGFPLVTTKKVHLKSIIYELLWFLKGDTNIKYLNDNGVSIWDEWADDNGNLGPVYGAQWRSWKGANGKVIDQISEVIHQIKTNPDSRRLIVSAWNAAEIPNMALAPCHALFQFYVADGRLSLQLYQRSADVFLGVPFNIASYALLTMMVAQVCGLQVGEYIHSFGDVHIYNNHFEQVQKQLSREPRPLPTMKLNPSVKDLFDFKFEDFTLENYHPHSGIKAPVAV
- a CDS encoding M1 family metallopeptidase; amino-acid sequence: MKKIIITALALGCIISTQYSFAQTETSGRETVYRATHTKTTELKHTKLKVSFDFEKEQLHGEEWLTASPYFYPSDSLVLNAKAMLIHEVALDKNGSKAPLKYSYKDDILHISLDKTYQKNQDYTVYIKYTSRPNEVKQKGSKAINDAKGLYFINAQGKDPDKPTQVWTQGETESNSAWFPTIDKPNQKTTQEIYMTVPDKFVTLSNGLLKSSTKEANNLRTDHWVMDKKHAPYLFFMGVGEYAVIKDKWRNIPVDYYVEKEYADYAKQIFGNTPEMMEFFSKKLGYDYPWAKYAQLVGRDFVSGAMENTTAVIHAENAQQKPGDLIDDNRWESTIAHELFHHWFGDLVTTESWSNLTVNESFANYSEYLWEEYKYGKDAADYHLNNNSSRYIHNPSDFNKDLVRFDYESREDMFDLVSYNKGGAILHMLRNYLGDDAFFAGVTDYLKTHEYGTGEAHQLRLSFEKISGKDLNWFFNQWYFNSGNPKLNIQYSYEPVKKEVTVSVVQNQEKPFQFPLTIDLHEGNSVKRQDVWVNAKAENDFTFSVNKNPDLINVDPAGVLLAEINNSKTPEQLYLQYTKSKEYKSRYLALKGASETATYPESVKTIVAALKDDFFRLRIQALNALDLSNPAHAKVALAEVEKIANNDPKTLVRAAAILALSKTKNKKYLPLYEKNIDVVSNSIKGSALAAIAQTEPERVKSLADKIDLSGASEELITTLLPTIVKNKIESQMPHIGGLVAFYPFLKFQNPELGSVAEEGFNWIMTSDNLKATESITKILGQAKSEIPDNPQVKMMIIQMLQNGVSKKMELLKAQPSSDSLHKQIDKINKIIELYKN
- the sucD gene encoding succinate--CoA ligase subunit alpha, translating into MSVLVNKDSRVIVQGFTGNEGTFHAGQMIDYGTNVVGGVTPGKGGTEHLGKPVFNTVADAVEKADANVSIIFVPPAFAADAIMEAADAGIKVIVCITEGIPVADMTKVKNYIADKDCRLIGPNCPGIITSDEAKIGIMPGFVFKKGKVGIVSKSGTLTYEAADQVVRAGYGISTAIGIGGDPIIGTTTKEALEMFINDPETEAVVMIGEIGGNLEAEAAKWYKASGSKKPVVGFIAGQTAPKGRTMGHAGAIVGGAEDTAQAKMAIMRENGINVVDSPADIGVTIAKVLG
- a CDS encoding UDP-3-O-(3-hydroxymyristoyl)glucosamine N-acyltransferase encodes the protein MTFSEQQTLKVIADIIGAQFVGDESFPVLGTNEIHMVRPGDIVFVNHPKYYDKALNSAATIILIDKEVACPEGKALLISDDPFRDFNKINTHFTQIYNFKKDLNDAQIGEGTFIHPSVVLGNQVKIGKNCHIFPNVVIGDRTEIGDNVIIQSNTVLGGDAFYYRKLNGNFDRLISVGNVVIENNVEIGNGCTIDRGVTASTVIGEGSVLDNQIQIGHDTIIGKKCLIASQTGIAGCCVIEDEVTIWGQVGMASGVRVEKGTVLLAKCGINRDLKKGTYFGTIAEEFRDYLRKEVRLKNLK